A window from Rhinolophus sinicus isolate RSC01 linkage group LG01, ASM3656204v1, whole genome shotgun sequence encodes these proteins:
- the CYTIP gene encoding cytohesin-interacting protein isoform X2, protein MLALTRSSSLGDFSWSQRKLVTVEKQDNGTFGFEIQTYRLQNQNTCSSELCTLICKIQEDSPAHCAGLQAGDVLANINGVSTEGFTHKQVVDLIRSSGNLLTIETLNRTTILKRTELEAKLQVLKQTLKKKWVEFRSLQLQEQRLLHGDAANCPSLENMDIDESMLLGSLPGPGPALLERNRLSSESSCKSWLSSMTVDSEDGYQTCVSEDSSRGAFSRQTSTDDECFVVRDGDEFLKRSSSRRNRSISTASSGSMSPLWESNFSSMFGTLPRKSRRGSVRKQLLKFIPGLHHPVEEEESRF, encoded by the exons CTTGCTTTGACGAGATCAAGTTCTTTAGGTGACTTTTCCTGGTCTCAAAG aaaGCTTGTTACTGTGGAAAAGCAGGATAATGGAACATTTGGATTTGAAATTCAG ACTTACAGGCTCCAGAACCAGAACACTTGCTCCTCAGAGCTGTGCACGCTGATCTGCAAAATCCAGGAGGACAGCCCAGCACACTGCGCTGGCCTGCAAGCTG GTGATGTCCTTGCAAATATCAATGGTGTGAGCACAGAAGGCTTTACCCACAAGCAAGTTGTTGACCTGATCAGATCATCAGGAAACCTGCTAAC caTAGAGACTCTTAACAGAACAACGATTCTCAAAAGAACAGAGCTTGAAGCAAAGCTGCAAGTTTTAAAG caAACCTTGAAGAAGAAATGGGTGGAGTTCAGATCTCTGCAGTTACAGGAACAGCGCTTGCTTCATG gtGATGCAGCTAACTGCCCAAGTTTGGAAAACATGGACATAGATGAATCAATGTTGCTTGGAAGCCTACCTGGGCCAGGCCCAGCCCTCCTGGAACGAAATCGATTATCCAGTGAGAGTAGCTGTAAGAGCTGGCTGAGCTCCATGACAGTGGACAGTGAGGACGGCTACCAGACATGTGTGTCTGAGGACTCAAGCAGGGGAGCTTTCAGCCGGCAGACAAGCACAGACGATGAGTGCTTTGTCGTCAGGGATGGGGATGAGTTTCTGAAAAGGTCATCTTCAAGGAGAAACCGGAGCATTAGTACCGCCAGCAGTGGGTCCATGTCTCCCTTGTGGGAAAGCAACTTCTCAAGCATGTTTGGGACCCTGCCTCGGAAAAGCAGAAGGGGCAGTGTCCGGAAACAACTCTTGAAATTCATCCCTGGCCTTCATCACCctgtggaagaggaagagagtcGCTTTTGA